The Silurus meridionalis isolate SWU-2019-XX chromosome 6, ASM1480568v1, whole genome shotgun sequence genome contains the following window.
gtggcgactgtggcaaggaaaaacccccttagatgtaatgaggaagaaacctttagaggaaccagactcaaaagatgaacctatcctcatttgggtgacatcaagagtttgatcataaattttcaacaatacagaacactggagaatgGAAACTAACATGACCACTGgattataagattataagtaatgttctttctacagtctttatggttataaaactaggagctactgagctcaacatttgtgatcatcacaaatccagcaccagcttctccatgccagagcctttaaacactccaggaggtccaatgttaaaactccacacatgtagtgggatccaattggcactggtacgtccctagTTAGCAGTGCAAAACGTGCACTGAAGCTCGTAAACACGATTGATTAGCTGATTGGATAACTGCAAGATTTGGTACAACACTATAAAAGTGGATGTatggtacatttttattaaatgcaacaaGTAAATATTGTCCATACTACTTTAACTTAGTGACCGAGCCTCTATCAGATAAATCTTTCACGTTAGgtagcatttttatttagttttgctgCCACGGTGTGGCTGAAGAGGAAATAACAGCAGAATAGCGCCTTCTTTGGAGTGTACTTAGGGAATCATAAATAagcatattaaatataaacaaacctaaatacataaacacaaataaataacttgCTAATTAATGAAAGAGCTTTTTTAATCGCCAACCTCACTTTCTATTTACTAggcttactgttttttttttttacctaaattaTCAAATAACCTTGAGTctattaaaaaaggtttaaaaaaaaaaaaagcaaaagcgtTCTTCATCAGTCCTGATCAATGTACTCTAATGTGAACGAATCCCGTATTATTCCCAAATATTAGACATATGATCACTATGTACCtttgtggtgagcagaaaatgCACATACAGCATGAATCCATGGACCCAaacttcaacaacaacaaaaaagtccaGGAACATTTTGTTACTGTGTCAATTTTAGTTGCCATTGTTACTTTTGTGCAGTAGATACATgaaagtttatttgtttttttagtaatttttgaaaatatttgtaaGAGCATTTTGCGGGAGTCCCGCGAATGATTTTATTCTCCCGCAAACCGCACCCGCATTCACCCATTAAATCTTCTTCCGCGCCCAACTCGTTTGCGTCGGGTCCCGCCTTATTTCCGCGGGAGTGCACGTCTCTAACCGGATCTGAATCCAATAAAACGTCTGCAGGAATATGCTGATGTTTCTTACATCTTGGAAAATCCAAGCCATAAAGAATCGAGTCTGTTTCTAGATTCTGCACTCAGCATTCTTACAGTCCACTAGAGAAGGTGGGGCTTccccttttttaaataaccagTCTCCGCCACTAGGGGCGCAAACAATATTCGGACAAGCTAGCAATGATTAATTTTGCCACAAATAAAAGAAGCTAAAAATCTGATAAGACAGTCTATAGACCAAGGTTTTTCAGTATATACACTTGACCTTTACCTGCTAATAAACACTAATTCGTTCATTTATCATTGATAGGAGGTGAGTAGAACTCAGAGAGAAATCCATGTGGACACagagtacacaaaaaaaacaccaaacacatACAAGCAAAAGATTGAACCAGGAACCAGGAGAGCTGTGAGGTGACAAAGCTACCTGCTTATAATATCCACTGGCTATCTCGCTAGACGACTAACTAACCCTATAAAAATTATGGATTAAAATAACAACTGGTCATGATATCACACTCAAACAAACAGGCTGAGAAATGTCTgttctggttaaaaaaaaaaacatgataatgCCTTTATTGCTTAACATAGAGTTACAACACATGTATGTAACCAGTgaaatttaatagttttttaagCACCATGAAGTGAAAAGTATACGTAAAACTAGAACTGCAGCtaaacaaatttttattattattataattattatttaatttttttgtgtttatgtatatggACCAGATATTAAGCAATATAATAAAGTTATATATGAACCTTTCGAGAGAATGCTTAAAGTGATTCTGACTCTATTATTTAACAGCATTCTGTGCTGTGATGGTTTTGTAGCGCCAGGCCGTGAGGAGTTACGATTACTCAAATGGCATCAGTATTTAGGATTTGTGGTCAGGAAGTACTAATTCTTCATTGTAACACAAATATAACACTACGTTACTACATTCAGTTTCAATTAAAGGGTGCACATTATTCTACTCTACTCTTACTTCAATACTCtaattatatatgtgtaattTGTGGTTTCTGCAGCTGTTGCCCTTGCAGATTCTGCACCATCCACTCTGTCTCATTGAGTATATTGTAGTTGTAGGTTTTGTAGTTGAGCATATCCCGGGCACGGAAAACTTTGTTGGATTCATATAGGTTTGCCCAGTAGCGAGGAAGAGGCTGGAAGCCACCCAGTTGGGCTAAATGGTCATTATAGGCCCACTGTTCAGAGTCCAGTTTCAAAATATGTCGGGTGGCGACACCACGAGCTCGACGTGCAGCCATGTCTAATTCAATGTCTTCTTCCATATCTTCACGTGTGGGAAGAGAGAATGATCCATCCAGCACAGAGATCACAAACTGAGACTGCAAGAGTAAGATAAGGGTAGAAAAATATTAGCAAGAGAACAGCAAGTAAAATGTTAGAGTCTAGTGCAAATAAAAACCTAAAACTGAACTATGAAATCATCTTTATAACTTATACACCCTTAATAACTTTCAAAGCCTTAGCTTATACAGCACTTAATGGTACTTAAGATGTAGAAAAGCAAATTTGGTCATTGTTTACTGGTTTATGTGGCTAATTAGAGTACACAAGACTCACCTGTACATGGAAGTGTGGAAAAGGGCATATGGCTCTGCAGATGCCAACAATGAAGAGTGATGGATAGGCAGGAGGTATCAGAAACTTGTAAAGAGGATAGACCAAGTGCTCTTTCACCCGCACCCCGACTTGCTCATTTAAAAAAGGGAAGAGGAAGTTGTAGCCTGTGCAGAGCATAAACACCTCGGGCTCTGCTTGCTCTCCATTCTGAAATTGCAGAGTGCCATCATCCAACACTTTTCTTACTGGAGGAGCCTGTTCCACTCCTTTTGGCATGGGGCAAGTCAGGGGCTTCTGACCATGACTCAGGATCACCTGATTACAGAGCATATAGTTTGTCACACAAAATAACTGACTGAATGTGCATTTTTGCAATTGACAGAAAAATGAACAGTGAACACATGTGAAGCCATGTGATACAATAACATGGcagagatgaagagatggaaaaaaatgcaatgataAACCTTAGCATTGACATTGGCTAGTTCCATTGCAATGTCCAGTCCTGAAAGACCAGCACCAAGTACCACCACTGACTTGTCTGCGAAGGGCTCTGCACTCCGATAATCATGGCTATGCATCAACATACCtgtcataataaaatataacacaaaccctcatttctaaaaaattatttgacaaTCCTTTGTATATTATACATCAAAAGAGAATACATCAAAACCCTTGAACAATGACTCTAAACAGTTatgttttagacattttttcCAGAGCGGACTTTGCAAATAAAGAGAAGCTTTAAAGTACAACAATAATCAAACCTTCATTAGATTTGTGTGCTATACTGACTAACCATACACAACAAGGCTATAGGGGTGAATGTTAACCTTTCTAAAACCCTATTGCCACAACTGCACTTCTAAGAATTGATCGGAGGCCCATTGGTCTAATGTAATATTATAAGCCTTTGTGGGCATGGATTCAAACCATATAAACTTTAATCAGAATTTCTGACTGATCAGTAACTTGCACTGTCAATCTGAACGCACATTAAGCAAATATAGTaattaaaactaataaataaaaattcagcaAAATCCAAAATTAACTTATGCTTACACTACATAACAGGAAGGTATACATACCTTTGTACTTCTCCAACCCAGGTATAGCAGGGATGTATGGGTCATAGAAGTGCCTAGTATTCAAAATAGGCAAACAAATAGGTActgatattttttacaattaaatatgaaaaaatattaaatatatacatacatacatacatacatacatacatacatacatacatacatacatacatatatatatatatatatatatatatatatatatatatatatatatatatatatatatatatatatttataatcataCAGCCTTCATATTTAACAACATAACATAAGAATAGGCTGgctagaatatatatatatatagtatcaaTACGTGGAATGTTATTCACAAGCATGAGTTTTGTTTACAAAGCATTACAGCAAATGTTTCTGCTGAGCCATTGTATTTGATAAGATGAAAACTGATCAACCTTTGCTCTAGAACTATCTGTATACCTGACGACTACAACCTTGCTGCAAGCCTTTTATCGCGTATCTAGGATCTGTTCTCATTTGCTGATATCTTTATATAACCTATACCCCATACCTTTATTAAATATGACTGTCTAATCTATCTTTTCTTGCTCTAAAGAAAATATAGTGTATTGCAGAAAACATTGTTAAACTGCCATTTGTCTCTGGACCATTTTGTCATACCAAATTTGTATACTTTTATGCACATCTTAAGAATAAAATGGTTATACTCACCCATTACACACCATAACAGCATCAAAGCGCTCCTTAGTGGATTTGCTCTGGTCTACACCGTCACTGCTGGTAATGTCCCATGCTAAACCTTTCCAGCCACCCTTCACTTTCACTGGGTCCACTGCATCTACAGTCGTGTCAAACTGAAAGGGGAAGAGCAAGTATACTTACAGTTTACACTTTCACTGTACGAATTATGcataacaaatgtattattaaataatgtgtaaatagaatattcaattattaatttaaaataaatgctgtatgTTTGCTTGGCACATTTGGCACACACAATCACTGCCAAGGGATAATCTGAACTCATACCCTGATGTGGTCCCAGAGGCGGAAATGGTCACAGTACTGCTCAAGGTATTTGCGCACTTCTGTGTGATGGACAAACGAAGGAAGATGCTTTGCAAAGGGGAAATCAGGAAATGACATGACCTCTTTTGGAATATTGGTTCTGCCAAATGAAGAATAATCACTGTTGACTAATACAAAGTGTTAGCTAGATTACTTTTGACAAATTCCTTCAATAttaagaaatagagagaaagtgGGAAGAAAAATTTGAACCAGGAACAAATCATACATGCATAAATTGATCCCCCTTCCCAAGAACAGCGTACCCACCCCCACGTCAGTCCACCTGTCTACCAGTGTCAAAAAACATACAGAGAAAGGTCTGGAGGTCATTCACCTGAGGTCCCTGTACATGCTGCTCTGGATGGGCAGGCCGTTGTCATAGTGACCAACACGCTCTTCGTAAACCCACGTTCCTCCCACGTGCTTCGTGATCTCGAAGAGCACCGGCGGTGCGAAAAGGTCCTGACGTGCCAGGAGATGACGTGCGGCGCACAGACCCGCCGCTCCTGCGCCCACTACAGCCACACGCAGCTTACCCATGCCAGCCATGATCCTGCACACGTGATTGATGGGGGAGAGAAGAACCCCTTCATGACAGAATTGCATATATCAAATAACGCAGACACAGTTTACAGTTTGGAGCCATTCATAAATGTAACCAAGAACTTTGTCTGTGGCTTCATGGTATTACTTTACAAGGATTATGTAAGGCTTAATACATTTACTGCAATTTATAAGATCATTTCATGCACAAATTTAGAAGCTTTTTTGCATCGAGAGTACTTAACTAGTTAATAAAATCGTTCAATCAATGCATACAATTGAGGGTAAAATGATTTGCAGTTTGTTCTGAACAATATTTATACCTCTTAATGacatacactgtatatagtaatataccAATATGTAACCTAGTCCATATTAAAATGCATCAGGCTACAGATTATTTGTGATTAAGCTATTGACAATCACTTATTTACAAGTTACACAATTCTATATATAGCCCAAATGTACATTTTGCCCAAAGGACATCACAAAGATTCATGAAAGATCCTTTTATCTAGTTACTTTAATTGAAAACACTGAAGCACTTACTACTACACACCAACTTGAGCCCCGGCGTtaggaggaaaggaggagggaAAATGCTCAGCTATATTTAAGCACTTTGGCCTCTGCCCAAATACCTCCATACTCAAGACTAATTAACCCTTTAATAGACTGTGTGTCTGATTACACAGGCAGCCCTAATGCCAAATCAGTCTGTCGtctaacagcaaatgaacaTGGTTTCAACACTG
Protein-coding sequences here:
- the zgc:77439 gene encoding flavin-containing monooxygenase FMO GS-OX-like 4 encodes the protein MAGMGKLRVAVVGAGAAGLCAARHLLARQDLFAPPVLFEITKHVGGTWVYEERVGHYDNGLPIQSSMYRDLRTNIPKEVMSFPDFPFAKHLPSFVHHTEVRKYLEQYCDHFRLWDHIRFDTTVDAVDPVKVKGGWKGLAWDITSSDGVDQSKSTKERFDAVMVCNGHFYDPYIPAIPGLEKYKGMLMHSHDYRSAEPFADKSVVVLGAGLSGLDIAMELANVNAKVILSHGQKPLTCPMPKGVEQAPPVRKVLDDGTLQFQNGEQAEPEVFMLCTGYNFLFPFLNEQVGVRVKEHLVYPLYKFLIPPAYPSLFIVGICRAICPFPHFHVQSQFVISVLDGSFSLPTREDMEEDIELDMAARRARGVATRHILKLDSEQWAYNDHLAQLGGFQPLPRYWANLYESNKVFRARDMLNYKTYNYNILNETEWMVQNLQGQQLQKPQITHI